One Setaria viridis chromosome 7, Setaria_viridis_v4.0, whole genome shotgun sequence genomic region harbors:
- the LOC117864993 gene encoding adenylyltransferase and sulfurtransferase MOCS3: protein MTRLRTSSRRQMCGNSITTSTTILISCYLRSRTWPGRRAHQLATQSFVRAAMGAGSGRTEAIMREIASLREQRDELDSRIRFFESQLRIGGGGAAPTTLPPSLSTKLDAMGAHAVSAAGGGLSPDMVRRYSRQLLLPDFGVHGQRRLSRSSVLVVGAGALGSAVALYLAASGVGSLGIADGENVELSNLHGQIMHMETYVGQPKVKSAAAACRAINSSVKVFDHHLKLKAKNALNVVRQYDIVVDATNNLASRYMLSDCCVLLHKPLISGSTIGLEGQLAVCNHNGSPCYRCLFPNPAACQNSSDDGILGVVPGVIGCLQALEVIKVASRVGEPLCGRMLNFDALSSRFKIVNKIRQRSSSCTVCGDHPDLTKDTFMMFGYDSFSQSSNSSKPPAQSLNPLPRNARITCREYKRLLDSGRPHLLLDVRPVHHFQIASIANSVNIPLNELKEKLPRLRDALSEVADVSHGRHRPLYFICQRGDDSQVAVHILRENGFPCASDVIGGLESWAREADPGFPVYW from the exons ATGACGCGCTTGAGGACTTCTTCACGCAGGCAGATGTGTGGGAACTCTATAACTACCTCGACTACTATTCTGATCTCCTGCTACTTGCGTTCGCGCACCTGGCCAGGGAGGCGAGCTCATCAGCTAGCGACGCAGAGCTTCGTGCGTGCGGCAATGGGCGCGGGCAGCGGGAGGACGGAGGCGATCATGCGCGAGATCGCGAGCCTGCGCGAGCAGAGGGACGAGCTGGACAGCCGCATCCGCTTCTTCGAGTCCCAGCtccgcatcggcggcggcggcgctgcgccgACCACGCTCCCTCCCAGCCTGTCCACCAAGCTGGACGCCATGGGCGCGcacgccgtctccgccgccggtgggggCCTGAGCCCCGACATGGTCCGGCGGTACAgccgccagctcctcctccccgacTTCGGCGTGCACG GGCAACGGAGGCTCTCCCGGTCGTCGGTTCTGGTGGTCGGAGCCGGAGCATTGGGCTCGGCCGTAGCACTGTATCTGGCTGCAAGTGGCGTTG GTTCGTTAGGCATCGCTGATGGAGAAAACGTTGAACTCAGCAACCTCCATGGACAG ATCATGCACATGGAAACATATGTTGGGCAACCAAAAGTGAAGTCAGCAGCAGCTGCTTGCCGGGC AATTAATTCTTCTGTCAAGGTGTTCGACCATCATCTCAAACTGAAGGCAAAAAATGCTTTGAATGTTGTGAGGCA ATATGACATAGTAGTTGATGCGACCAACAACCTTGCTAGCCGGTACATGCTTAGCGATTGCTGTGTCCTCCTCCATAAG CCTCTCATATCGGGTTCAACAATTGGTCTAGAAGGACAG TTGGCGGTTTGTAACCATAATGGAAGTCCATGTTACCGGTGTCTTTTTCCAAACCCAGCAGCATGCCAGAATAGTTCTGACGATGGAATTCTTGGGGTTG TTCCAGGAGTGATTGGCTGCCTACAAGCTCTTGAAGTTATAAAGGTCGCAAGTCGTGTTGGAGAACCGCTTTGTGGAAGAATGCTAAACTTTGATGCATTGTCCTCCCGTTTTAAGATT GTTAACAAGATTCGCCAAAGGTCGTCATCTTGCACGGTTTGTGGAGATCATCCTGATTTGACAAAAGACACTTTTATGATGTTCGGCTATGACAGCTTCTCGCAGTCTTCAAATTCTAGTAAG CCGCCGGCGCAAAGCCTGAACCCGCTCCCACGGAACGCCCGGATCACCTGCAGAGAATACAAGCGGCTGCTCGACAGCGGCAGGCCTCACCTTCTGCTGGACGTGCGGCCGGTGCACCACTTCCAGATCGCCTCCATAGCCAACTCCGTGAACATCCCATTGAACGAGCTCAAGGAGAAGCTCCCCCGGCTCAGGGACGCCCTGAGCGAGGTGGCCGACGTGTCGCACGGCAGGCACCGCCCCCTGTACTTCATCTGCCAGCGCGGCGACGACTCCCAGGTGGCCGTCCACATCCTCCGGGAGAACGGGTTCCCGTGTGCCAGTGATGTAATCGGCGGCCTTGAGTCGTGGGCGCGAGAAGCTGATCCCGGTTTTCCTGTGTACTGGTGA
- the LOC117863188 gene encoding homeobox-leucine zipper protein HOX17, which yields MMERAEDLGLSLSLSSSLAAPRTHHVSAMLLRSPEKRFLEMPLLPAKRSEVTAEEGLLRGGSDEEDGSCGIDGSRKKLRLSKDQSAVLEDSFREHPTLNPRQKAALAQQLGLRPRQVEVWFQNRRARTKLKQTEVDCEFLKRCCETLTEENRRLQKEVQELRALKLVSPHLYMHMSPPTTLTMCPSCERVSSSGANSTGAAASSDRRAGGAIISTAAAAAEGAAICHRPIAVRPQQS from the exons ATGATGGAGAGGGCCGAGGACTTAGGGCTCAGCCTCAGCCTCAGCTCGTCGCTCGCCGCTCCTCGCACTCACCATGTCTCCGCCATGCTGCTCCGCTCTCCAG AGAAGAGGTTCCTGGAGATGCCACTGCTACCGGCAAAGCGGAGCGAGGTCACGGCTGAGGAGGGCCTGctgcgcggcggcagcgacgaggaggacggcAGCTGCGGCATCGACGGCTCCAGGAAGAAGCTCCGGCTTTCCAAGGACCAGTCGGCCGTGCTCGAGGACAGCTTCCGGGAGCACCCCACTCTGAACCCT CGTCAGAAGGCAGCCTTGGCGCAGCAGCTCGGCCTGCGGCCCCGGCAGGTGGAGGTGTGGTTCCAGAACAGACGCGCGAG GACGAAGCTGAAGCAGACGGAGGTGGACTGCGAGTTCCTGAAGCGCTGCTGCGAGACACTGACGGAGGAGAACCGGCGGCTGCAGAAGGAGGTGCAGGAGCTCCGCGCGCTCAAGCTCGTCTCGCCGCACCTCTATATGCACATGTCCCCGCCCACCACCCTCACCATGTGCCCCTCCTGCGAGCGCGTCTCCTCCAGCGGCGCCAActccaccggcgccgcggcgtcgtcagaccgacgcgccggcggcgccatcatcagcacggccgccgccgccgccgaaggcgCCGCCATCTGCCACCGCCCGATCGCCGTCCGGCCGCAGCAGTCATGA
- the LOC117865100 gene encoding putative kinase-like protein TMKL1, protein MRKAVINAVLFPALAVVLALAVFYFVRRRRRRRGGRSVLPSHVGGGGARADRLQAAGGSGGYVAGGEEALVRFPGGEALTVAAILEAPGEVVAKSAHSTLYRAGLSAGEAVALLRFVRPACAAGAEEAAAAARVLGAARHPNLVPIRALYIGPRGEKLLVHPFYAAGSLRRFLQEGINDSQRWEIICKLSIGIVKGLDHLHTASQKPIIHGNLKTNNIMLDADFQPRISDFGLYLLLNHAAAQEMLETSAMQGYKAPELIKMRDVTRESDIYSLGVIMLEMLAQKEVVNDKPPNARDIHLPASFKDLVLERKISEAFSSELIKQSKNSGKEENLNAYFELATACCNPSPSLRPDTKKILKRLEDIAR, encoded by the exons ATGCGCAAGGCAGTCATCAACGCCGTCCTCTTCCCGGCCCTCGCCGTGGTCCTCGCCCTCGCTGTCTTCTActtcgtccgccgccggcgccggcgccgcgggggaCGCTCGGTGCTGCCGTcccacgtcggcggcggcggcgcgagggcggACCGGCtccaggcggccggcggctccggcgggtacgtcgccggcggggaggaggcgctaGTGCGGTtccccggcggcgaggcgctcACGGTGGCCGCGATCCTCGAGGCGCCCGGGGAGGTCGTGGCCAAGTCGGCGCACAGCACGCTGTACCGCGCCGGGCTCAGCGCCGGGGAGGCCGTCGCGCTGCTCCGGTTCGTGCGCCCCGCCTGCGCCGCgggcgccgaggaggccgcggcggccgcgcgggtgCTCGGCGCCGCGCGCCACCCGAACCTCGTGCCGATCCGCGCGCTTTACATCGGCCCGCGCGGGGAGAAGCTGCTCGTGCACCCCTTCTACGCCGCCGGCTCGCTCCGCCGCTTCCTGCAAG AGGGAATCAATGATTCACAGAGATGGGAGATAATTTGCAAGCTGTCTATCGGCATTGTCAAAGGACTGGACCACCTTCACACAGCATCGCAGAAACCAATCATTCATGGCAATCTCAAAACAAACAACATTATGCTTGACGCCGATTTCCAACCCAGGATATCAGACTTTGGCCTCTACCTCCTCCTGAATCATGCTGCTGCACAAGAGATGCTCGAGACATCTGCAATGCAAGGGTACAAGGCTCCAGAGCTGATCAAGATGAGGGATGTCACAAGGGAGAGCGATATCTACAGCTTGGGAGTGATTATGCTCGAGATGCTTGCTCAGAAGGAGGTCGTAAATGATAAACCACCTAATGCCCGTGACATCCATTTGCCAGCCTCTTTCAAGGACCTTGTACTCGAGAGGAAGATATCTGAAGCTTTCAGTTCCGAGCTTATCAAACAAAGCAAGAATTCAGGGAAGGAGGAGAATCTAAATGCTTACTTTGAATTGGCAACAGCTTGCTGTAACCCGTCACCGTCGTTGAGACCGGATACGAAGAAAATACTCAAAAGGCTTGAAGACATAGCAAGATAA
- the LOC117863233 gene encoding uncharacterized protein, with translation MAEAAGTALAQAQQQPARVGTTTTTTGSDVSARLQQVLALLFPSNLAAKAALFALVVALVPLLPTSQASRIWELPHLLLLGIIISYGVFGQKNADAEVAAAAADDSRPVVDDEASVEAYVSQMMQGSPVVFDDNDPDDGSGASKVGVQAWSSRYLPDDPLVVVADANNGDGGAGEKPLLLPVRKLKPAVEDSATLPEDVSDGIEEPEEEDEDFLAPKAGYDGFRERAIPSPSSVLDADLTLSPSSPSLLPPPPPPPPPPFLGRGSRSLRKAKARSFNGAIGDRSTNGRLGLHGVDGKQFRSKSAIQATRSAFAGYDPVVPLDDDDDDDDAVDAELDEAVAASESSFGSDMVTDGDDGTEENVFEEDEEAVGEEEDGSSCDEELFELATKPGPEVDDDEEVEDEVDRKADEFIAKFREQIRKQRVEPATRR, from the coding sequence atggcggaggcggccggcacggccttagcgcaggcgcagcagcagcctgcCAGAGTAGGtacgacaacgacgacgaccggTAGCGATGTCTCGGCGAGGCTGCAGCAGGTGCTGGCGCTGCTGTTCCCGTCGAACCTGGCTGCGAAGGCGGCGCTGTTCGCGCTCGTGGTGGCGCTGGTGCCGCTGCTGCCGACGAGCCAAGCGTCCAGGATATGGGAGCTGCcgcacctgctcctgctcggcatCATCATCTCCTACGGCGTCTTCGGCCAGAAGAACGCCGACGCCgaggtggccgccgcggccgccgacgatTCCAGGcccgtcgtcgacgacgaggcGTCGGTGGAGGCCTACGTCTCGCAGATGATGCAGGGCTCGCCGGTGGTCTTCGATGACAACGACCCCGATGATGGCAGCGGCGCCAGCAAGGTCGGCGTCCAGGCGTGGAGCTCTCGGTACCTTCCGGACGACCCACTCGTGGTCGTTGCCGACGCCAAcaacggcgatggcggcgcgggagagaagCCGCTCCTCCTGCCGGTGAGGAAGCTGAAGCCGGCGGTCGAGGACTCGGCGACACTACCGGAAGATGTCAGCGACGGCATTgaggagccggaggaggaagacgaagacttCCTTGCCCCCAAGGCAGGATACGACGGCTTTCGCGAGCGCGCCATCCCTTCGCCGTCCTCCGTCCTCGACGCCGATCTCACCCtgtcgccgtcctcgccgtctctgctcccacctccccctccgccaccgccgccgccgttcctcgGACGCGGATCACGCAGCCTCCGGAAGGCCAAAGCGAGAAGCTTCAACGGAGCGATCGGCGACAGGAGCACGAACGGAAGGCTGGGCCTGCATGGCGTCGACGGCAAGCAGTTCCGGTCCAAGTCGGCGATCCAGGCGACGAGGAGCGCCTTCGCCGGCTACGATCCCGTGGTACcactcgacgacgacgacgacgacgacgacgctgtGGATGCCGAGCTAGATGAGGCGGTCGCGGCGTCAGAAAGCTCGTTCGGCAGCGACATGGTTACCGACGGCGACGATGGCACGGAGGAAAACGTGttcgaggaggatgaggaggcggtgggggaggaagaggacggcAGCTCGTGCGACGAGGAGCTCTTCGAGCTGGCGACGAAGCCGGGGCCGgaggtcgacgacgacgaggaggtggaggacgaggtGGACAGGAAGGCCGACGAGTTCATAGCCAAGTTCAGGGAGCAGATCAGGAAGCAGAGGGTCGAGCCGGCCACCAGGAGGTGA